A portion of the Erwinia sorbitola genome contains these proteins:
- the parA gene encoding ParA family partition ATPase, with the protein MATKIISFLNGKGGVGKTTTSINIATCLARKGHRVVMVDTDPQGSISNWYDETKCKFDLAEAASEKEVYTVRKQLKDYDYVVIDGAAAITAISSAAVMVSDLVLIPVTPSPLDFAACGAILAVVEARENLQPVIARFLITKKVASTRMLEVLKESIEDTGVPALKTATTQRQVYIRTMLDGGTVFDTTDGNAKGEIEVMTNEILELLA; encoded by the coding sequence ATGGCGACAAAAATTATCTCTTTCCTGAACGGGAAGGGCGGGGTAGGGAAGACCACTACATCCATCAATATCGCGACATGCCTGGCGCGCAAAGGGCACCGGGTTGTGATGGTGGACACCGATCCTCAGGGCAGCATCAGCAACTGGTATGACGAAACTAAATGCAAATTTGACCTTGCTGAAGCGGCCTCCGAAAAAGAGGTATACACCGTACGCAAGCAGCTGAAGGATTATGATTACGTTGTCATCGATGGTGCCGCTGCCATCACCGCTATTTCTTCTGCTGCCGTTATGGTGAGCGACCTGGTACTGATTCCGGTCACCCCCTCACCACTCGACTTTGCCGCCTGTGGTGCCATCCTGGCGGTGGTTGAAGCGCGTGAAAATCTGCAACCCGTCATAGCACGCTTCCTGATCACCAAAAAAGTTGCTTCCACACGTATGCTGGAGGTTCTCAAAGAGTCAATTGAGGATACGGGTGTACCTGCGCTTAAAACTGCAACAACGCAGCGTCAGGTGTATATACGCACCATGCTCGACGGCGGAACGGTATTCGATACTACCGACGGAAATGCAAAAGGTGAGATCGAAGTGATGACTAATGAAATTCTGGAGCTTTTAGCGTGA
- a CDS encoding plasmid partition protein ParG, with amino-acid sequence MKLGQHRQLAPALDAVNKPAGGTVKKLQTNIDEELHRRFKTACFLQGREMKDVLTELIEGWLPENEPR; translated from the coding sequence ATGAAACTTGGCCAGCATCGTCAGCTAGCTCCGGCCCTTGATGCTGTGAACAAACCAGCAGGCGGAACTGTAAAGAAATTGCAGACCAATATCGATGAAGAGTTACACCGGCGTTTCAAAACCGCTTGTTTCCTGCAGGGCCGTGAAATGAAGGATGTACTCACCGAACTTATTGAGGGCTGGTTACCCGAAAATGAGCCCAGGTAG
- a CDS encoding replication initiation protein produces the protein MELNKLTVVQGNDLLEGAYSVTLDEMRLLNLALAQIDSRKPQPDALYRLFPHDYQRIYGLNPTSSHRQLREAAESLMKKPVTIYLPDRKTGKMRTVQLSWFSRLEYVSSDEQSAVVLRFGQDVAPYLYELKESFTKLNFANIAKLDTSFSVRLYGWLIKAKNLYGRKTSKAIEVTLALDWMREKAGLRGKYEDYRDFRQKLLEPTLARINANTDISVIWEPVKKGRTVVSIKFSYVDESTPEASKPLRPKFPRRPRAVAGSELEGDWARRCITIMEQYRNRLSAYDKGEKVPLTDVRKLAGWYKITGDKISHKRVMGEVAERAKKP, from the coding sequence ATGGAGCTGAACAAACTGACCGTTGTGCAAGGTAATGATCTCCTTGAGGGGGCTTACAGCGTGACGCTTGATGAGATGCGTTTGCTGAACCTTGCACTGGCACAGATTGACAGCAGGAAACCGCAGCCTGACGCGCTGTATCGTCTTTTCCCACATGATTATCAACGCATTTATGGTCTGAACCCTACCAGCAGCCACCGCCAGCTGCGTGAAGCAGCTGAGAGCCTGATGAAAAAGCCGGTCACCATCTACCTGCCCGATCGTAAAACAGGCAAGATGCGGACCGTTCAGCTGTCATGGTTCTCCCGGCTTGAGTATGTGAGCAGTGACGAGCAAAGCGCCGTCGTTCTTCGCTTCGGCCAGGATGTGGCTCCGTATCTTTACGAGCTGAAGGAGTCTTTTACCAAGCTTAATTTTGCCAACATTGCCAAACTGGATACTTCATTTTCGGTGCGGCTCTATGGCTGGTTAATCAAGGCAAAAAACCTCTACGGGCGTAAAACCAGTAAGGCAATCGAAGTGACTCTGGCACTGGACTGGATGCGCGAAAAAGCCGGATTGCGGGGGAAATACGAGGATTATCGTGACTTCCGGCAGAAATTACTTGAGCCAACGCTGGCGCGCATCAACGCCAATACGGATATTTCTGTGATCTGGGAGCCGGTCAAAAAAGGGCGCACCGTGGTATCGATTAAATTTTCCTATGTCGATGAATCCACACCTGAAGCGAGTAAACCGCTACGGCCTAAATTTCCTCGCCGTCCCCGTGCAGTCGCAGGATCTGAGCTGGAAGGCGACTGGGCCCGGCGTTGTATCACCATCATGGAACAGTACCGTAACCGCCTTTCTGCGTACGATAAGGGCGAGAAGGTTCCTCTGACGGATGTCCGGAAACTGGCCGGATGGTATAAAATTACCGGCGATAAAATCAGCCATAAACGTGTGATGGGTGAAGTTGCTGAACGTGCGAAAAAACCATAA
- a CDS encoding oxidoreductase yields the protein MSNTDIQVVTGPANYYSHPGALQRLDDFYHQDELSRAIWIYGERAINAARPWLPDSFSLPGARHISFNGHCTGPDLSALVQASGQNRQVVIGIGGGALLDTAKALARRLRVPCVAIPTIAATCAAWTPLSVWYNAAGQASHYEIFKDANHLVLVEPEILLRAPVEYLLAGIGDTLAKWYEAVVLAPEPSSLPLTVRLGIDTAATLRDVLLTQSAAALEDQRGGILSQNFRDIIDAVIAGGGMVGGLGERYTRIAAAHAVHNGLTVLPQTSRYLHGTKVAYGILVQCVLLSQTDTARQLISAYHQFNLPTTLADLDVDIHNHAEVDQIIAHTLRPGESIHALPIPVTAESLRTALITVEKLGRVA from the coding sequence ATGAGTAACACTGATATTCAGGTCGTGACCGGCCCGGCCAATTATTATTCTCACCCTGGCGCGCTGCAGCGTCTGGATGATTTTTATCACCAGGATGAGCTTTCCCGTGCAATCTGGATCTACGGCGAGCGCGCCATCAACGCCGCACGTCCCTGGTTACCCGACAGTTTTTCTCTTCCTGGCGCACGGCATATTTCCTTTAATGGGCACTGCACCGGACCGGATCTTTCGGCCCTTGTACAGGCATCAGGACAGAATCGTCAGGTAGTCATCGGCATTGGTGGTGGTGCCCTGCTGGACACAGCCAAGGCACTGGCCCGGCGCCTGAGAGTGCCCTGTGTAGCGATCCCCACTATAGCAGCAACCTGTGCTGCCTGGACGCCGCTTTCCGTCTGGTATAACGCTGCCGGACAGGCATCACATTATGAAATATTCAAAGATGCCAATCATCTGGTGCTGGTAGAGCCTGAGATCCTGCTACGTGCACCGGTGGAATATCTGCTGGCCGGGATCGGTGACACACTGGCAAAATGGTATGAGGCAGTAGTACTGGCTCCCGAACCGTCATCCCTGCCATTGACGGTACGGCTGGGGATCGACACAGCGGCCACGCTGCGGGATGTATTGCTGACCCAGAGTGCTGCTGCGCTTGAGGATCAGCGCGGGGGAATTTTAAGTCAGAATTTCCGGGATATCATTGATGCTGTTATTGCCGGTGGCGGTATGGTCGGTGGTCTGGGAGAGCGTTATACGCGTATTGCCGCCGCTCATGCGGTTCACAATGGACTGACTGTTCTGCCGCAAACCTCGCGCTACCTGCACGGCACTAAAGTGGCCTACGGCATTTTAGTACAGTGTGTACTGCTGTCTCAGACTGACACTGCACGCCAGCTTATCTCTGCCTATCATCAATTTAATCTGCCGACCACGCTGGCGGATCTGGACGTTGATATCCATAACCACGCGGAAGTTGACCAGATTATTGCTCATACATTACGTCCCGGAGAATCAATCCATGCCCTCCCCATTCCGGTTACTGCCGAAAGCTTGCGCACTGCGTTAATCACGGTTGAAAAACTGGGCCGCGTAGCTTAG